A section of the Callospermophilus lateralis isolate mCalLat2 chromosome 14, mCalLat2.hap1, whole genome shotgun sequence genome encodes:
- the LOC143380476 gene encoding LOW QUALITY PROTEIN: uncharacterized protein C2orf78-like (The sequence of the model RefSeq protein was modified relative to this genomic sequence to represent the inferred CDS: inserted 1 base in 1 codon), protein MYSLPSATHTSSGVVSSSFVSVIDVTSSLTMSENFQNSSLHGNPDSLQLSLPVVTNAASVTGGVCNFSRASAPAETSAWLLPSTCGTSFQPLMGSAYLYQHASTAMVSKVTGQNLIPMAPAPYPSISEWYIPGSAEKSSSSLGDFNLTVTGQNTADSSVSMTSQYDKTSEANVVIPGYPLLSGRLVQVTLSQIPNQGHCLSLPHQEGSQVYYYDQNSLGTLLSGEHWPCLQSYGSVPYAGSSATASQPEMVTVLKEVQPTNVLPSVPTPVTYYSVSTQSIEGTNFQGMETSLGMEASLGVQPPSQTFCLPQPPEFPHICNKRKSQIIEKNSQTELGDITTITPVQSSTDLLALPPNQSQEQTEIKNLCEINTMLSEPLDAYQIAMESQDPPLLPLDIPEIHQLLASIGPLDQEEKPHSENTHLERSSLSLEDQGTLGNGTEFSSGFADLTALVGDIHLPELFSSLKDFEQPESPQXTKSNDTRTIMEKQGQEITSALKGPSEPMRKNKHKASECPDGTPQAKMQPRDLECTLRGEISHRDADSSRAPMHTAEHSISKAQKAASSRNSKAKGHGQEKTKRTRENNSRKAQERKQPGNKVKAEEKPTLPKPKGKRNQPDLCQEAFKKPRSCLGMHMLESVQVFHALGKKNDKKTGLSSSRAPGNSGRNQDPRPCPARKPWLAVKGPEKSQVKAQNPDISAEGKGPSPSIYEPPPPGKVKLVPLPFLTLEKPPPRPVINRRPQSLASRRPTGAYPAQPGPASSAQPMAVNQSQPATANPSWMRPAKPAHPVLTHAIQSGVSASTQPSVPRSAASGPAPYKTSSCTSLHWQPVPNVGTKPQSQPPKPQNQYLLQDFALQPIPWRKPNVSGQVVSTPITKQQRPEREAMKKKAQQERENAAKYTALGRVQCFIEREREMEISRYYGYIM, encoded by the exons ATGTATTCTCTACCCTCAGCCACCCACACATCCTCTGGGGTGGTCTCCTCATCCTTTGTATCTGTAATTGATGTGACCTCTTCTCTGACCATGTCAG aaaatttccaaaattcTTCTTTACATGGAAATCCTGATTCTCTGCAGCTCTCTCTTCCTGTGGTGACCAATGCAGCGTCCGTGACAGGAGGGGTCTGCAACTTCTCCAGAGCCTCTGCTCCAGCTGAAACTTCAGCATGGTTACTGCCCTCAACCTGTGGCACCTCCTTTCAGCCACTCATGGGCAGTGCCTACCTTTATCAACATGCTAGCACAGCCATGGTGTCTAAGGTTACTGGCCAGAACCTGATTCCCATGGCACCTGCCCCCTATCCAAGTATTTCTGAGTGGTATATCCCAGGAAGTGCTGAAAAGAGCTCATCTTCACTTGGGGACTTTAATCTGACTGTCACTGGCCAGAACACAGCAGATTCTTCCGTATCAATGACATCCCAGTATGACAAAACTTCCGAAGCAAATGTCGTTATCCCTGGATATCCACTACTATCTGGTAGGCTCGTCCAGGTGACACTATCTCAGATTCCAAATCAAGGACATTGCCTCTCACTACCCCACCAAGAAGGAAGCCAGGTCTACTACTATGATCAAAACTCTCTGGGGACTCTGCTCTCTGGAGAACATTGGCCCTGCCTGCAATCCTATGGCTCTGTGCCATATGCAGGAAGTAGTGCCACTGCCTCTCAACCAGAAATGGTGACAGTGCTGAAGGAAGTTCAGCCCACAAATGTCCTACCCTCAGTCCCTACACCTGTGACCTACTACTCTGTGTCCACTCAAAGTATAGAAGGAACAAATTTTCAAG GGATGGAAACTTCCCTAGGGATGGAGGCTTCCTTGGGAGTGCAACCTCCAAGTCAGACATTTTGTCTGCCACAGCCTCCAGAATTCCCACACATCTGCAATAAGAGAAAAAGCCAAATAATTGAGAAAAACTCACAAACTGAACTTGGGGACATTACCACAATAACTCCAGTCCAGAGTTCTACAGATTTATTGGCATTGCCTCCAAATCAAAGCCAGGAACAGACAGAGATTAAGAATTTGTGTGAGATTAACACCATGCTCTCAGAGCCACTGGATGCCTACCAGATTGCCATGGAGAGCCAGGATCCTCCACTACTCCCTTTAGACATCCCTGAAATCCACCAGCTTCTGGCCTCCATTGGTCCTCTGGACCAAGAGGAGAAGCCACATTCTGAAAATACCCATCTAGAAAGGAGTAGCCTGAGTCTTGAGGACCAAGGCACACTTGGAAATGGGACTGAATTTAGCAGTGGTTTTGCAGACCTCACTGCACTGGTGGGGGATATTCACCTTCCTGAGCTTTTCAGTTCCTTAAAAGACTTTGAACAACCTGAAAGTCCAC TAACAAAATCCAATGATACCAGAACCATCATGGAAAAGCAGGGGCAGGAAATCACAAGTGCCTTAAAGGGTCCTAGTGAGCCAATGAGGAAGAACAAACATAAAGCCTCGGAGTGTCCTGATGGAACTCCTCAGGCCAAAATGCAGCCAAGGGATCTGGAATGCACATTAAGAGGAGAAATTTCTCACAGGGATGCAGACAGTAGCAGGGCTCCTATGCACACTGCCGAGCACTCTATCAGCAAAGCTCAGAAAGCTGCATCCAGCAGGAACAGCAAGGCTAAGGGCCATGGGCAGGAAAAGACCAAGAGGACCAGAGAAAACAACTCCAGGAAAGCCCAGGAGAGGAAGCAGCCAGGCAATAAAGTCAAGGCAGAAGAGAAGCCAACTCTGCCCAAACCGAAGGGGAAGAGGAACCAACCTGACCTTTGCCAAGAGGCCTTTAAGAAGCCTCGGAGCTGTCTCGGCATGCACATGCTGGAGTCGGTGCAGGTTTTCCATGCATTGGGGAAGAAGAATGATAAGAAAACTGGGCTCTCTTCCTCCCGGGCCCCGGGAAACTCAGGCCGTAACCAAGACCCCCGTCCATGCCCAGCTAGGAAACCATGGCTGGCAGTTAAGGGTCCTGAGAAATCACAAGTCAAAGCCCAGAATCCAGATATTAGTGCTGAAGGAAAGGGTCCCTCTCCGTCCATTTATGAGCCTCCACCACCTGGGAAGGTTAAATTGGTACCTTTGCCTTTTCTGACCCTGGAGAAACCTCCACCTCGACCAGTAATCAATCGGAGGCCACAATCTCTGGCCTCACGCAGACCCACTGGGGCTTACCCTGCCCAGCCTGGCCCTGCTAGCTCAGCTCAACCCATGGCAGTCAACCAATCCCAACCAGCTACTGCCAACCCATCTTGGATGCGTCCTGCCAAGCCAGCTCACCCCGTTTTGACTCATGCCATTCAGTCAGGTGTGAGTGCTTCTACCCAGCCTAGTGTCCCTCGGTCTGCTGCTTCTGGGCCTGCACCCTACAAAACATCATCTTGCACTTCTCTCCATTGGCAACCAGTTCCCAATGTTGGGACCAAGCCCCAGTCACAACCGCCCAAGCCTCAAAACCAATATCTACTCCAAGACTTTGCCTTACAACCAATTCCATGGAGGAAACCCAATGTTTCTGGGCAAGTAGTATCAACTCCCATCACCAAACAGCAGAGGCCAGAGCGGGAAGCCATGAAGAAGAAGGCTCAACAAGAGCGTGAGAATGCTGCCAAGTACACTGCTTTGGGGAGAGTGCagtgtttcattgagagggaaagagagatggAGATTTCTCGCTACTATGGCTACATAATGTAA